One Methylobacterium sp. 77 DNA window includes the following coding sequences:
- a CDS encoding NUDIX hydrolase: MSSALMDSEAEPRRQVGALPFRRLPDGGFKILLITSRESRRWVIPKGWPMKGRKPFDAAAREAYEEAGLLGEVGKRPLGFYLYEKRLKSRDFVLCQVKVFPLEVRKQLKHWPERDEREDRWFSPSDAAEAVAESGLAGIIRAACKKETGLLVGHAAIKGGQG, translated from the coding sequence ATGAGTTCAGCCCTGATGGACAGTGAGGCGGAGCCTCGGCGCCAGGTCGGCGCCTTGCCCTTCCGGCGCCTCCCGGACGGGGGCTTCAAGATCCTCCTGATCACCTCCCGCGAGAGCCGCCGCTGGGTGATCCCGAAGGGCTGGCCGATGAAGGGGCGCAAGCCCTTCGATGCGGCAGCTCGTGAGGCCTACGAGGAGGCCGGCCTTCTGGGCGAGGTCGGCAAGCGGCCGCTCGGCTTCTATCTCTACGAGAAGCGCCTGAAGAGCCGCGACTTCGTGCTCTGCCAGGTCAAGGTGTTTCCCCTCGAGGTGCGCAAACAGCTCAAGCACTGGCCGGAGCGGGACGAGCGCGAGGATCGCTGGTTCAGTCCGTCCGACGCGGCCGAAGCCGTGGCCGAATCCGGTCTCGCCGGCATCATCCGCGCGGCGTGCAAGAAGGAAACGGGGTTGCTCGTAGGACACGCCGCGATCAAAGGCGGCCAGGGGTGA
- a CDS encoding MarR family transcriptional regulator, producing MVDAPEQQVSSVTDPLLLDNQLCYALYAAAHRITRSYRPMLERMGLTYPQYLVLLVLWETDGVTVSDIGRRLRLDSGTLTPVLKRLEAAGFLIRHRRQSDEREVEIQLTEHGRDLRAEARNVRESVMCQLNMSEPEVQAMRADLNALIENLSAAG from the coding sequence ATGGTCGACGCTCCGGAGCAGCAGGTCAGTTCCGTCACGGACCCGCTGCTGCTCGACAACCAGCTCTGCTACGCCCTCTATGCCGCCGCTCACCGGATCACGCGGTCCTACCGGCCGATGCTGGAACGGATGGGGCTGACCTATCCGCAATATCTGGTCCTTCTCGTCCTCTGGGAGACGGATGGCGTAACGGTGTCGGATATCGGCCGCCGCCTGCGCCTCGATTCCGGCACCCTGACTCCCGTTCTCAAGCGGCTCGAAGCGGCCGGCTTCCTGATCCGCCACCGACGGCAGAGCGACGAGCGCGAGGTCGAGATCCAGCTGACCGAGCACGGCCGCGACCTTCGCGCCGAGGCCCGGAACGTGCGGGAATCGGTGATGTGCCAGCTTAACATGTCGGAGCCGGAGGTTCAGGCCATGCGCGCCGACCTGAACGCGCTGATCGAAAACCTCAGCGCCGCGGGCTGA
- a CDS encoding type II asparaginase produces the protein MPFAPPASRSRSRPMAVPLALALAFGIAAAPRPASALEGPAPAKPGEAAAPATSSGKPRVVIVATGGTIAGAGADAANSATYQAAKVPVDKLIAAVPAIAQVADVRGEQAFQIASESFTNAQLIQLAKQVSALVKRDDVDGVVVTHGTDTVEETAYFLDLVVKTDKPIVMVASMRPSTAISADGALNLLDAVVVAGAKDSRAKGVLLTMNDEIQAGRDATKRVNIKPSAFFSQWGPLGMVVEGKTYWFRAPAKRHGTTSEFDIDTIDALPEVAIVYGSGNMHPEPYTSAVAGGAKAIIHAGTGNGSVAGYLVDTLKDIRGKGVQIIRSSRVGDGFVLRNAEQPDDKYDWVVAHDLNPQKAKILAAVALTKTQDTKELQRIFWEY, from the coding sequence ATGCCGTTCGCTCCCCCCGCCTCCCGTTCCCGCAGCCGCCCGATGGCCGTTCCCCTGGCCCTCGCTTTGGCCTTCGGCATCGCCGCGGCACCGCGTCCGGCATCGGCGCTGGAAGGGCCTGCACCGGCCAAGCCCGGTGAGGCGGCGGCCCCGGCGACGTCGTCCGGCAAGCCCCGCGTCGTCATCGTCGCCACCGGCGGCACCATCGCGGGCGCCGGGGCGGATGCCGCCAACAGCGCCACCTACCAGGCGGCCAAGGTGCCGGTGGACAAGCTGATCGCCGCCGTGCCCGCCATCGCCCAGGTCGCCGACGTGCGCGGCGAGCAGGCGTTCCAGATCGCCTCGGAGAGCTTCACCAACGCCCAGCTGATCCAGCTCGCCAAGCAGGTCTCCGCCCTGGTGAAGCGCGACGACGTCGACGGCGTGGTCGTCACCCACGGCACCGACACGGTGGAGGAGACGGCCTATTTCCTCGACCTCGTGGTGAAGACCGACAAGCCCATCGTCATGGTCGCCTCCATGCGCCCCTCCACCGCGATCTCGGCGGATGGTGCCCTCAACCTCCTCGACGCGGTGGTGGTGGCGGGCGCCAAGGATTCCCGCGCCAAGGGCGTGCTCCTCACCATGAACGACGAGATCCAGGCCGGGCGCGACGCCACCAAGCGGGTGAACATCAAGCCCTCCGCCTTCTTCAGCCAGTGGGGTCCGCTCGGCATGGTGGTCGAGGGCAAGACCTACTGGTTCCGCGCGCCCGCGAAGCGCCACGGCACCACCTCCGAATTCGACATCGACACGATCGACGCCCTGCCGGAGGTGGCCATCGTCTACGGCTCGGGCAACATGCATCCGGAGCCCTACACCTCGGCCGTGGCGGGAGGCGCGAAGGCGATCATCCATGCCGGCACCGGCAACGGCTCGGTCGCCGGCTACCTCGTCGACACGCTGAAGGACATTCGCGGCAAGGGCGTGCAGATCATCCGTTCGTCGCGGGTCGGCGACGGCTTCGTCCTGCGCAATGCCGAGCAGCCCGACGACAAGTACGATTGGGTCGTCGCCCACGACCTCAACCCGCAGAAGGCCAAGATCCTCGCCGCCGTGGCCCTGACCAAGACCCAGGACACCAAGGAGCTGCAGCGGATCTTCTGGGAATACTGA
- a CDS encoding bestrophin family protein: MIVRSRPNLMAILFTLQGSILPRVALKVGFITGAAIAVVAVERAWPDPFPLSAGIGPFTLVGLALSIFLSFRNGACYDRWWEARKAWGTLILEARAVARLLAALLPDERHEAVRTRALKRVLAFARALHAQMRREDEIAAATPFLSETEAATLQGRPSPADTVLGHLTADLGRTQRAGALSDIQFGLLEQKIAALSQVQIVCERIQGTPLPFAYTLLLYRTAWIYCLLLPFGLAGTLGWVTPFVAALVAYTFFGLDALGDELEDPFGLEPNDLPLDALLRVVEGTVLDALGEPVPPPLAPEGFLLR, translated from the coding sequence ATGATCGTCCGTTCCCGGCCCAACCTGATGGCGATCCTGTTCACGCTTCAGGGCTCGATCCTGCCGAGGGTGGCGCTGAAGGTGGGCTTCATCACGGGTGCGGCGATCGCGGTGGTGGCGGTCGAGCGGGCCTGGCCCGATCCCTTCCCGCTGAGCGCCGGCATCGGCCCCTTCACCCTGGTGGGGTTGGCGCTCTCGATCTTCCTGAGCTTCCGCAACGGGGCCTGCTACGACCGCTGGTGGGAGGCGCGCAAAGCCTGGGGAACGCTGATCCTCGAGGCGCGGGCGGTCGCCCGCCTTCTCGCGGCCCTTCTCCCCGACGAGCGGCATGAAGCGGTGCGAACGCGCGCCCTCAAACGCGTGCTGGCCTTCGCCCGCGCCCTGCATGCGCAGATGCGGCGTGAGGACGAGATCGCGGCGGCGACTCCGTTTCTGTCCGAGACCGAGGCCGCGACCCTGCAGGGCCGCCCGAGCCCGGCCGATACCGTGCTCGGACACCTCACGGCCGATCTCGGCCGGACCCAGCGGGCGGGGGCGTTGAGCGATATCCAGTTCGGCCTGCTGGAACAGAAGATCGCCGCCCTGTCCCAGGTGCAGATCGTGTGCGAGCGCATCCAGGGCACGCCGCTGCCCTTCGCCTACACCCTGCTCCTGTACCGGACGGCCTGGATCTACTGCCTGCTCCTGCCGTTCGGGCTGGCGGGAACCCTGGGCTGGGTGACGCCGTTCGTGGCGGCCCTCGTCGCCTACACCTTCTTCGGCCTCGATGCCCTGGGCGACGAGTTGGAGGACCCGTTCGGCCTGGAGCCCAACGACCTCCCCCTCGATGCGCTGCTGCGCGTGGTGGAGGGCACCGTCCTCGACGCCCTCGGTGAGCCGGTGCCGCCGCCCCTGGCGCCGGAGGGGTTCCTCCTGCGCTAA
- a CDS encoding acyl CoA:acetate/3-ketoacid CoA transferase → MKKNKVITAEEAIALIRHDDVVTTTGFVQSCIPEALHAALEKRFVDTGAPRGLTLIMTAGAGDSKGLGTGRLHHEGLLKRVIAANFGRMPKVAKAAQENRIVGYNLPQGVISQLYRACAAGQPGLFSKVGLHTYVDPRHGGARVNEVTQDEIVKLVEVDGEEWLFYTATKIDVAFIRGTSADPAGNISFEKEALTLDCLAQAMAARNNGGIVIAQVERIVDDGFLLPKDVRVPGILVDCVVLAEPEMHRMNYGVQHDAALAGQIRVPVSGMKKMKLDARKVIARRAAFELPPNGVVNLGVGAPEGISAVANEEKVTPYITLTTEAGAVGGVLASGSSFGAATNADCVIDQNQMFDFYDGGGLDMTCLGLAECDQYGNVNTSMFGGRLNGCGGFINISQNARSVVFAGTFTVGGLETVVEDGKLKILQEGRSQKFLPQVEQITFSGPYAQKRSQPVIYVTERCVFQLTDEGLELIEVAPGIDIERDILPHMGFKPIIKQPAQMDPRLFRDEPMELLSDLLNLNLSERVSYDTERNILFLNLEGWHARIKSDIDDLRKVLVEACKKAGKRVNSVVNHDGFRINENLYDDYASMIQYLSANYYLTTTRYATSAFLRLKMEEALNNRGLAPHVFERKEDAHAFLDGMDRKVRRASTAIDAAA, encoded by the coding sequence ATGAAGAAAAATAAGGTGATCACGGCCGAAGAGGCGATCGCGCTCATCCGGCATGACGACGTCGTCACCACCACGGGGTTCGTGCAGAGCTGCATCCCCGAGGCGCTTCACGCGGCTCTCGAGAAGCGCTTCGTCGATACTGGCGCCCCGCGCGGCCTGACTCTGATCATGACCGCCGGCGCCGGCGACAGCAAAGGCCTCGGCACCGGCCGCCTCCACCACGAGGGCCTGCTGAAGCGCGTCATCGCCGCCAATTTCGGCCGCATGCCGAAAGTGGCCAAGGCCGCTCAAGAGAACCGGATCGTCGGCTACAACCTGCCCCAGGGCGTGATCTCGCAGCTCTACCGCGCCTGCGCCGCCGGCCAGCCCGGCCTCTTCTCCAAGGTCGGCCTTCACACCTATGTCGACCCGCGCCATGGCGGCGCCCGCGTCAACGAGGTGACGCAGGACGAGATCGTCAAGCTGGTGGAGGTCGATGGCGAGGAGTGGCTGTTCTACACCGCCACCAAGATTGACGTCGCCTTCATCCGCGGCACCTCGGCCGACCCGGCCGGCAACATCTCCTTCGAGAAGGAAGCCCTGACCCTCGACTGCCTCGCCCAGGCGATGGCGGCGCGCAACAACGGCGGCATCGTCATCGCGCAGGTGGAGCGCATCGTCGATGACGGCTTCCTGCTGCCCAAGGACGTGCGGGTGCCGGGCATCCTGGTGGATTGCGTGGTGCTGGCCGAGCCCGAGATGCACCGGATGAATTACGGCGTGCAGCACGATGCGGCGCTGGCCGGCCAGATCCGCGTGCCGGTGAGCGGCATGAAGAAGATGAAGCTCGACGCCCGCAAGGTCATCGCCCGGCGCGCGGCCTTCGAATTGCCGCCGAACGGCGTGGTCAATCTCGGCGTCGGCGCGCCCGAGGGCATCTCGGCCGTGGCCAACGAGGAGAAGGTGACGCCCTACATCACCCTCACCACGGAAGCCGGCGCGGTGGGCGGCGTGCTCGCCTCGGGATCGAGCTTCGGCGCGGCGACCAACGCCGATTGCGTCATCGACCAGAACCAGATGTTCGACTTCTACGACGGCGGCGGTCTCGACATGACCTGCCTCGGCCTCGCCGAATGCGACCAGTACGGCAACGTCAACACCAGCATGTTCGGCGGCCGCCTCAACGGCTGCGGCGGCTTCATCAACATCAGCCAGAACGCGCGCAGCGTCGTCTTCGCCGGCACCTTCACGGTGGGCGGGCTCGAAACCGTGGTCGAGGACGGCAAGCTCAAGATCCTGCAGGAAGGTCGCTCGCAGAAGTTCCTGCCCCAGGTCGAGCAGATCACCTTCAGCGGCCCCTACGCGCAGAAGCGCTCGCAGCCGGTGATCTACGTCACCGAGCGCTGCGTCTTCCAGCTCACCGACGAGGGGCTCGAACTCATCGAGGTGGCGCCCGGCATCGATATCGAGCGCGATATCCTGCCCCATATGGGCTTCAAGCCGATCATCAAGCAGCCGGCGCAGATGGACCCGCGCCTGTTCCGCGACGAGCCGATGGAGCTGCTCTCCGATCTCCTCAACCTCAATCTGTCGGAGCGGGTCAGCTACGACACCGAGCGCAACATCCTGTTCCTCAACCTCGAAGGCTGGCACGCCCGCATCAAGAGCGACATCGACGACCTGCGCAAGGTCCTGGTCGAGGCCTGTAAGAAGGCCGGCAAGCGGGTCAACTCGGTGGTCAACCATGACGGGTTCCGCATCAACGAGAACCTGTACGACGATTATGCCAGCATGATCCAATACCTGTCGGCGAACTATTACCTCACCACCACGCGCTACGCGACGAGCGCCTTCCTGCGTCTCAAGATGGAAGAGGCCCTGAACAATCGCGGCCTCGCCCCGCACGTCTTCGAGCGCAAAGAGGACGCCCACGCTTTCCTCGACGGCATGGACCGCAAGGTGCGCCGCGCCTCCACCGCCATCGACGCGGCGGCCTGA
- a CDS encoding UDP-glucose/GDP-mannose dehydrogenase family protein has protein sequence MKIAMIGAGYVGLVSGACFADFGHTVCCVDNDPAKIEALEQGRIPIFEPGLNTLVADNVRQNRLTFTTDLTSAVAAADTVFIAVGTPSRRGDGFADLSYVYAAARDIAAALTGYTVVVTKSTVPVGTGDEVERIIREARPDADFAVVSNPEFLREGAAIGDFKRPDRIVIGADDARSASVMNEVYRPLYLNQAPILVTGRRTAELTKYAANAFLATKITFINEIADLCEQVGANVQEVARGIGLDNRIGSKFLHAGPGYGGSCFPKDTLALVKTAQDSGTPIRLVEAVVAVNDQRKRAMARKIVTACGGSVRGKTIALLGLTFKPNTDDMRDAPSLSIVAGLQDAGARIRAHDPEGMEGARALMPDIAYADDPYACAEGADALVIVTEWNAFRALDWALLAETMAARVVVDLRNVYRGEDVTRHGFHYVGIGVPTLEA, from the coding sequence ATGAAGATCGCGATGATCGGCGCGGGGTATGTCGGCCTAGTCTCCGGTGCCTGTTTCGCCGATTTCGGCCACACCGTCTGCTGCGTCGACAACGATCCGGCCAAGATCGAAGCCCTGGAGCAGGGCCGCATCCCGATCTTCGAGCCGGGCCTCAACACGCTGGTGGCCGACAACGTCCGCCAGAACCGCCTGACCTTCACCACCGACCTGACCAGCGCGGTGGCTGCCGCCGACACGGTGTTCATCGCGGTGGGCACGCCGTCCCGGCGCGGCGACGGCTTCGCCGATCTCTCCTACGTCTATGCGGCGGCGCGCGACATCGCCGCCGCGCTCACCGGCTATACCGTGGTGGTGACGAAATCGACGGTTCCCGTGGGCACCGGCGACGAGGTCGAGCGCATCATCCGCGAAGCGCGGCCCGATGCGGATTTCGCCGTGGTGTCGAACCCGGAATTCCTGCGCGAAGGCGCCGCGATCGGCGATTTCAAACGGCCGGACCGCATCGTCATCGGGGCCGACGACGCCCGTTCGGCGAGTGTGATGAACGAGGTCTACCGCCCGCTCTACCTCAACCAGGCGCCGATCCTCGTCACCGGCCGGCGCACGGCCGAGCTGACAAAATACGCCGCCAACGCGTTCCTCGCCACCAAGATCACCTTCATCAACGAGATCGCCGACCTCTGCGAGCAGGTCGGCGCCAACGTCCAGGAAGTCGCCCGCGGCATCGGCCTCGACAACCGCATCGGCTCGAAATTCCTGCATGCCGGGCCGGGCTACGGCGGCTCGTGCTTTCCCAAGGACACGCTGGCGCTGGTGAAGACCGCCCAGGATTCCGGCACGCCGATTCGGCTGGTGGAGGCCGTGGTCGCGGTCAACGACCAGCGCAAGCGGGCCATGGCGCGCAAGATCGTCACCGCCTGCGGCGGCTCGGTGCGGGGCAAGACCATCGCGCTCCTGGGCCTCACCTTCAAGCCGAACACCGACGACATGCGCGACGCGCCGTCCCTGTCCATCGTCGCCGGCCTGCAGGATGCCGGCGCCCGCATCCGCGCCCACGACCCGGAAGGGATGGAGGGCGCCCGCGCGCTGATGCCGGACATCGCCTATGCCGACGATCCCTATGCCTGCGCGGAAGGGGCCGACGCCCTCGTCATCGTCACCGAGTGGAACGCCTTCCGCGCCCTCGACTGGGCCCTGCTCGCCGAGACCATGGCGGCGCGGGTGGTGGTCGACCTGCGCAACGTCTACCGGGGTGAGGACGTGACCCGCCACGGCTTCCACTATGTCGGCATCGGGGTGCCGACGCTCGAGGCGTAG
- a CDS encoding iron ABC transporter substrate-binding protein produces MAVITALAGLALATGAATARPFVDAAGRTVQVPDRATRILAAGPPASVLLYTLAPEAMIGWVRAPSPDEAAFLTPETRGLPAYGRLTGRGNTANVEAVLTLKPDLIIDVGSTAPTYVSLADRVQAQTGIPYILLDGSLDRTAETYAKLGELVGARERATELAADAEATIAEVRGRIASIPADRRPRVYYARGPRGLETGVAGSINTEILELAGARNVAEGGGATGLTTISPEQVLAWDPDVIVTLDPAFRQAIAGDPLWSTLRAVRAGRVYQTPRLPFGWFDSPPGINRLIGLRWLAGLLHPGLFPEPMEGVTRDFYRRFYHLDLDAAQLRTLMKDSEATRP; encoded by the coding sequence GTGGCGGTCATCACGGCCCTCGCCGGCCTCGCACTCGCCACCGGGGCAGCGACCGCCCGCCCCTTCGTCGACGCTGCGGGCCGCACGGTGCAAGTGCCGGACCGCGCCACCCGAATCCTCGCCGCCGGTCCGCCGGCCTCCGTCCTGCTCTACACCCTGGCGCCCGAGGCGATGATCGGGTGGGTCCGTGCCCCCTCCCCCGACGAGGCCGCCTTCCTGACGCCGGAGACGCGCGGCCTGCCCGCCTATGGCCGGCTCACCGGCCGGGGCAACACCGCCAATGTCGAGGCCGTGCTCACCCTGAAGCCGGATCTCATCATCGATGTCGGCAGCACGGCGCCGACCTACGTCTCGCTAGCCGACCGGGTGCAGGCGCAGACGGGCATCCCCTACATTCTCCTCGACGGCAGCCTCGACCGGACGGCCGAGACCTATGCCAAGCTCGGCGAGCTGGTCGGCGCGCGCGAACGGGCGACGGAGCTTGCCGCCGATGCAGAGGCGACGATCGCCGAGGTCAGGGGCCGGATCGCGTCGATCCCCGCCGACAGGCGCCCGCGCGTCTATTACGCCCGTGGACCGCGCGGATTGGAGACGGGGGTCGCCGGCTCGATCAATACCGAGATCCTCGAACTCGCCGGCGCCCGCAACGTCGCCGAGGGCGGGGGCGCCACCGGCCTCACCACGATCTCGCCGGAACAGGTCCTGGCCTGGGATCCCGACGTCATCGTCACCCTCGACCCCGCCTTCCGGCAGGCCATCGCCGGCGATCCGCTCTGGAGCACGCTCCGGGCCGTGCGCGCCGGCCGGGTCTACCAGACGCCGCGCCTGCCCTTCGGCTGGTTCGATTCACCGCCGGGGATCAACCGCCTGATCGGCCTGCGCTGGCTCGCGGGCTTGCTCCATCCCGGCCTGTTCCCCGAACCGATGGAAGGAGTGACGCGCGACTTCTACCGGCGCTTCTACCATCTCGACCTCGATGCCGCGCAGCTGCGAACACTGATGAAGGATTCCGAGGCGACCCGGCCGTGA
- a CDS encoding iron ABC transporter permease, which yields MTTSAIAARPALRIALRGVLPLLALLLLVVVSLATGKFAVPVADVARILWATLSGVPSSVDATAQIVVLQVRLPRVAASLVVGAALAAAGSTYQGLFRNPLVSPDILGVSAGASLGAVLGIFLSLPVGAIQLLAFAGGLLAVGAVYAVGLAVRRHDPVLTLVLAGVAIGAVLGSAISLLKVLADPYNQLPAITYWLLGSLTAVTLGDVGAILPAMTLGLLPLVLLAWRMNLMSLGEEEARALGVETRLLRPLFIAAATLVTAAAVSVTGVIGWIGLVIPHVARLIVGPDFRRLLPASLLMGAGYLLAVDLVARTIAPIEVPLGILTALIGAPFFLWLLATAKRGWA from the coding sequence GTGACCACCTCCGCCATCGCCGCCCGGCCGGCCCTGCGCATCGCGCTGCGGGGCGTGCTCCCGCTCCTCGCGCTGCTGCTCCTCGTCGTCGTGTCGCTGGCGACGGGCAAGTTCGCGGTGCCCGTCGCCGACGTGGCGCGGATCCTGTGGGCGACGCTGTCCGGCGTCCCATCTTCCGTCGATGCGACCGCGCAGATCGTGGTGCTGCAGGTGCGCCTGCCGCGCGTGGCGGCGAGCCTCGTCGTCGGCGCGGCCCTCGCCGCGGCGGGCTCGACCTACCAGGGCCTGTTCCGCAATCCCCTGGTCTCGCCCGACATTCTCGGCGTCTCGGCGGGGGCGAGCCTCGGCGCGGTGCTGGGCATCTTCCTCTCGCTTCCCGTCGGCGCGATCCAGCTCCTCGCCTTCGCGGGGGGATTGCTCGCCGTCGGCGCGGTCTATGCGGTGGGCCTCGCGGTGCGGCGGCACGATCCGGTGCTCACCCTGGTTCTGGCCGGGGTCGCCATCGGGGCGGTGCTCGGCTCGGCGATCTCGCTGCTGAAGGTGCTGGCCGACCCCTACAATCAGCTCCCCGCCATCACCTACTGGCTGCTCGGCAGCCTCACCGCCGTCACCCTCGGCGATGTCGGCGCCATCCTGCCGGCGATGACGCTCGGCCTGCTGCCGCTGGTCCTGCTCGCCTGGCGGATGAACCTGATGAGCCTGGGCGAGGAGGAGGCGCGGGCGCTCGGCGTCGAGACCCGCCTGCTGCGCCCGCTCTTCATCGCCGCGGCGACGCTGGTGACCGCGGCGGCCGTCTCGGTCACCGGCGTGATCGGCTGGATCGGCCTCGTCATCCCGCATGTGGCGCGGCTGATCGTCGGGCCGGATTTCCGCCGCCTGCTGCCGGCCTCGCTGCTGATGGGGGCGGGGTATCTCCTGGCGGTCGATCTCGTCGCCCGCACCATCGCGCCGATCGAGGTGCCCCTCGGCATCCTCACCGCGCTCATCGGCGCGCCGTTCTTCCTCTGGCTTCTCGCCACCGCCAAGCGGGGCTGGGCGTGA
- a CDS encoding ABC transporter ATP-binding protein, producing the protein MSLVVEDLAFGYGATTIGEGVGLSLGAGEVLGLLGPNGGGKTTLFKTILGLIPAKAGRIVLDGEDVATWSRARFARNVAYVPQAQAAYFPFRVQDVVLMGRASRLGAFATPGRADEAAATEALAALGIRHLSERSYTEISGGERQLVLIARALAGEPRFLVMDEPTASLDFGNQARVLDQVRRLRQRGIGIVLSTHDPDHAFLCDTVALLHEGRLLALGPPKEAVTPETLRLLYGVAVAIVPLPGEDRFVCTPILSR; encoded by the coding sequence GTGAGCCTCGTCGTCGAGGATCTCGCCTTCGGCTACGGCGCGACGACCATCGGCGAAGGTGTCGGTTTGAGCCTGGGCGCAGGCGAGGTGCTCGGCCTGCTCGGGCCGAATGGCGGCGGCAAGACCACCCTGTTCAAGACCATCCTCGGCCTGATCCCAGCCAAGGCGGGGCGGATCGTCCTCGACGGCGAGGATGTCGCGACTTGGTCGCGGGCGCGGTTCGCGCGCAATGTCGCCTACGTGCCCCAGGCACAGGCCGCCTATTTTCCCTTCCGGGTGCAGGACGTGGTGCTGATGGGCCGCGCCAGCCGCCTCGGCGCCTTCGCCACGCCCGGCAGGGCGGACGAGGCGGCCGCCACCGAAGCCCTGGCCGCCCTCGGCATCCGCCACCTGTCCGAGCGCAGCTACACCGAGATCAGCGGCGGCGAACGCCAGCTCGTCCTCATCGCCCGCGCGCTGGCGGGAGAACCGCGCTTCCTGGTCATGGACGAGCCGACCGCCAGCCTCGATTTCGGCAACCAGGCCCGGGTCCTCGATCAGGTGCGGCGCCTCAGGCAGCGCGGCATCGGGATCGTGCTCTCGACCCACGACCCCGACCACGCCTTCCTCTGCGACACGGTCGCCCTCCTGCATGAGGGCCGCCTGCTGGCGCTGGGACCACCGAAGGAGGCGGTGACGCCGGAGACGCTGCGGCTCCTCTACGGCGTCGCGGTCGCGATCGTGCCGCTGCCGGGCGAGGACCGCTTCGTCTGCACGCCGATCCTGTCGCGCTGA
- a CDS encoding sigma-70 family RNA polymerase sigma factor, with the protein MPITDDPTLVFEQERTRLVRLAYRMLGSLTEAEDVVQDAWLRWRHVDHAGIVTPAAFLSRTVTRLCLDVMKSARARRETYVGTWLPEPVALPPDEDVADDMTLTLMLALERLSPLERAAFLLHDVFSVPLDEVATTLGREPPAVRQLASRARKHVQSARPRFPVARDEGARIAKAFFEASSTGNVAALRAMLAASVTVHSDGGGKVLAFPKPIIGIDKVTRMLEGIARKAWIQGARKLQDLWIDGLPGYLSLEPGGMLQTVALDIQGGLIVGIYFTRNPDKLARLAEKFDGTVGTKAPH; encoded by the coding sequence ATGCCGATCACTGACGATCCGACCCTCGTCTTCGAACAGGAGCGGACGCGTCTCGTCCGGCTCGCCTACCGGATGCTCGGGTCCCTCACTGAAGCGGAGGATGTCGTACAGGATGCCTGGCTGCGCTGGCGGCACGTCGACCATGCTGGGATTGTAACGCCCGCAGCATTTCTGTCTCGGACCGTCACGCGGCTCTGCCTGGATGTGATGAAGTCCGCCCGTGCGCGCCGCGAGACCTACGTTGGAACCTGGCTGCCCGAGCCCGTCGCTCTGCCGCCCGATGAAGACGTGGCCGACGACATGACGCTGACGTTGATGCTTGCATTGGAGAGGCTTTCGCCGCTGGAGCGGGCCGCGTTCCTCCTGCACGATGTCTTCTCGGTCCCCCTCGACGAAGTGGCAACGACCCTCGGACGCGAGCCGCCGGCCGTTCGTCAACTCGCATCACGGGCCAGGAAGCACGTCCAGTCGGCTCGCCCGCGCTTCCCGGTGGCGCGAGACGAGGGTGCACGCATCGCGAAAGCCTTCTTCGAAGCATCTTCAACGGGCAACGTCGCGGCACTCCGCGCGATGCTCGCCGCCTCCGTCACCGTGCATTCTGATGGAGGCGGCAAGGTCCTCGCCTTCCCGAAGCCGATCATCGGCATCGACAAGGTCACGCGGATGCTGGAAGGCATCGCCCGGAAGGCGTGGATCCAGGGCGCTCGGAAGCTGCAGGATCTCTGGATCGACGGACTGCCGGGCTACCTCAGCCTGGAGCCCGGCGGGATGCTGCAGACGGTTGCCCTCGATATCCAGGGTGGACTGATCGTCGGCATCTACTTCACCCGTAACCCGGACAAGCTCGCGCGCTTGGCCGAGAAGTTCGATGGGACGGTGGGGACGAAGGCGCCGCATTAA